In Aquincola tertiaricarbonis, the genomic stretch AGGGCCTCCCAGGCCTCGTCGCTCAGCCGCGGGCCGAAGGCGTCGTCCGCGTTCAATGTCGCGACCGCTTCCTTCAATGCGCTCAAGTCCATCCAGGCTCCCAGTCACCCCTGGCGCATTATGGGCAAGCGCTAAGCGGGCCCCCCTGCCATGGGCCGCTTTGGTGCAGATTCACTTGCCGATGCAGAAGCGGCTGAAGATCTCGCCCAGCAGGTCGTCGGCGCTGAAGGCGCCGGTGATCTCGCCCAGCGCGTTGTGCGCCAGCCGCAGTTCCTCGGCCAGCAAGTCCAGCGCGGCATCGGCCGACTGGCCTTGCGCCTGCGCCAGCAGCAGATGTTCACGGGTGCGGCGCAGCGCCTGCACATGGCGTGTACGGGCGATGAACACGCCTTCCGGCGAGGCATGCCAGCCGGCCCGCTGCAGCAGCGCCTGGCGCAGGCCGCCCAAGCCGGCACCGGTGGCGGCCGACAGCTGCAGCGCATCGGCTGCCAGTGGGGCTGGTGCCGGCGCCGCCGCATCGGCCTTGTTGTACACGTGCAGCACCCTCGCCTGCTGGCGCGGATCGGCACCCAGCAGGCGCTGCGCGATCTCGGCATCACCGGCGTCGTAGTCGGGCTGCCCCAGCCGCGTGAGGTCGTGCAGGAAGATCACGGCATCGGCCTGCTCGATCTCGCTCCAGCTGCGCGAGATGCCGATGCGCTCCACCTCGTCGGTGGCCTCGCGCAGGCCGGCGGTGTCGATCACGTGCAGCGGCACACCTTCGATCTGGATGGTCTGCTGCACCTTGTCGCGCGTGGTGCCCGGGATGGGCGTGACGATGGCCAGCTCGGCCCCGGCCAGCGCATTGAGCAGCGAGCTCTTGCCCACGTTGGGCTGGCCCGCCAGCACCACACGGATGCCTTCGCGCAGCAACGCGCCCTGCTTCGCACGATCCAGCACCTCGTCAACGGCGCTGATCAGCCGCTCCAGCTGGCCGCGGGCATCGGCCTTTTCCAGGAAGTCGATCTCTTCCTCGGGAAAGTCCAGCGTGGCTTCCACCAGCATGCGCAGGTGCACGATGCGGTCGCGCAGCGTGTCGATCTCGTGCGAGAAGGCACCGCTGAGCGAACGGCTGGCCGAACGGGCCGCCGCCTCGGTGCTGGCGTCGATCAGGTCGCTCACCGCCTCGGCCTGCGCCAGGTCGAGCTTGTCGTTCAGGAAGGCGCGCTGCGTGAACTCACCCGGCTCGGCCAGGCGCAGGCCGATGCCCTCCCCCACCGCCAGGCAGCGCGCCAGCAGCAGCTGCAGCACCACCGGCCCGCCGTGGGCCTGCAGCTCCAGCACATGTTCGCCGGTGTAGGAATGCGGCGCCGGAAAGTACAGCGCCAGGCCATGGTCGATGGGCTGGCCATCGGCATCACGCAACGGCAGGTAGGTGGCGTGGCGCGGCTGCAGCACGCGGCCACAGACCGCGGCCATCAGCGGGCCGAGGTCCTGGCGGGCAGACACGCGCACGATGCCCACGGCACCGCGGCCGGGTGCGGTGGCGATGGCAGCGATGGGGTCTTCATGACGGGACAGCATGGGCGGGATTGTCGCGGCAACCACCCGCCGGGCCGCCCCAAGGGCGGGTGCGCCCCAAGGGTCCGAAGGGCCCTCTAAAAGGGCCCAGGGGGCCGCGAGCGCAGCGAGCTTGGGGGTGGCCATCCAAAAAAAAGCCCCGGCGCAAAGGCATGCGCCGGGGCCTGTTCAGCAGTCGGTCGTCAGACGCCGAGCCGCTTGTTGATGAACCACTGCTGCGCGATGGTCAGCAGGTTGTTGGTGATCCAGTACAGCACCAGGCCAGCCGGGAAGAAGAAGAACATCACGCTGAACACCAGCGGCATGATCCACATCATCTTGGCCTGCATCGGGTCCGGCGGCGTGGGGTTCAGCCACACCTGGAACAGCGAGGTCGCCGTCATGATCAGCGGCAGGATGAAGTACGGGTCCTTGGCCGACAGGTCGGTGATCCACAGGATCCAGGGCGCATCGCGCATCTCGACCGTGGACAGCAGCACCCAGTACAGCGCGATGAAGAAGGGCATCTGCAGGAAGATCGGCAGGCAGCTGCCCAGCGGATTGACCTTCTCCTCGCGGTAGATGCGCATCATCTCCTGCTGCATCTGCTGCGGCTTGTCCTTCAGGCGCTCGCGCATCTCCTGGATCTTCGGGTTGATGGCCTTCATCTTGGCCATCGAGCGGTAGGCGCTGGCGTTCAGCCAGTAGAAGGCGATCTTCAGCAGCACCACCAGCGCCACGATCGCCCAGCCCCAGTTGCCCAGCACGCCGTGCAGCTTGGTCAGCAGCCAGAACAGCGGCTTGGACAGGATGTGGAACCAGCCGTAGTCCTTCACCAGGTCCAGGCCCGGCGCCAGCGCTTCCAGCTTCTTCTCTTCCTGCGGACCGGAGAACAGCACGGCCTGCTGCGTCTTGGTCTGGCCGGGGGCCACTTCGCCCAGCGGAAGCACCATCGCGATCGAGTACAGGTTGTTGCCCACCTTCTCGGCGCGGAACTCGCGCAGCTGCTGGGTGTTCACCAGCCAGGCCGAGGCGAAGTAGTGCTGCACCATCGCGATCCAGCCGTTGTCCGCCTTGCGGTCGTACTCGGCGTCGTTCTTCTCGATGTGCTTGAACTCGATCTTCCGGAACTTGCTGTTCTCGGTGTAGGCCGCCGGGCCGGTGAAGGTGGAGTAGAACGACGACTCGCCCGGGGGCGGGTTGCCGTCGCGCACCAACTGCAGGTACAGCTCGGGCTGGATGGGCTGCGCCGAACCGTTGACGACGTCGTGCTGCACGCCGATGGTGTACTGGCCGCGGCTGAAGGTGTAGGTCTTGACCAGCTTCACGCCGTCCACGGCCTGCGACTCGAAGCGCACCTGCACGTCGTTCGTGCCGTCGGCCAGCGTGCGCGGGCCCGGCACCGCCGTCATCGCGGTGAAGTGGTTGGGCAGCTTGGCGCCCGCGGTGGCGCTGATCAGGCCGGTCTGCGCCAGGTACACGCGCTGCGCGCTGCGGTCGAACAGCACGACGTTGCGGCTGTGGTCGTTCTGGTCGCGCTGGCCCAGCAGCTCCAGGTACACCAGCTCGCCACCCTGGCTGTCCAGCACCGCCTTCACCTTGTCGGTGGTGACGGTGATCTGTTCACCCTTGGGTGCGGCAGCGCCGGGTGCGCTGGGCACCGCGCCGGCGGCGGCTGCCGTGGCCGTGGGCGCCGGCACGCCGGAGGCGCCGACCGCAGGGGCCGAACCGGCCGCGGCCGGCTTGGCGGCCGGAGGGCTGAAGAACGACGGCTGGCCGGTGTGCTTGTTCCACGCGTCCCACAGCAGGACGAGGGACATCGTGAACACCACCCAGAGCAGGGTACGGCGAATATCGGTCATGGAGCAGTCTTCTTGGGAGAATCGGAGGCAGCGCGGTCGGACGACAGGAACGCGAACAGCCGCGGCGGCCGCTCGGGCACCGGGTCGCAACCGGCTTCACACCAGGGATGGCAACGCAGGATGCGGCCCGCGGCCAGCGCACCGCCGGCCAGCGCGCCGTGGCGTTCCAGCGCCTGCAGAGCATAGAGCGAGCACGTGGGCTCGTAGAGGCACCGGCCGCCGATCCAGGGACTCAGCAGCAGGCGGTAGGCGCGCACCGGCAGCATCAGCGCACGGCGCGGCAGCAGCGCGAGCCAGTCAGGCACGGCAGCTCAGCGCGGCGCCGAGGCGGCCGCGCGAATCATGCGTTGGAGTTCGGCACGCGCAGCATCACGCAGCGCCTGCGAAGCAGCGCTGCGGAACTGGCGAGCATCGAACGGTGCGC encodes the following:
- the mnmE gene encoding tRNA uridine-5-carboxymethylaminomethyl(34) synthesis GTPase MnmE; the encoded protein is MLSRHEDPIAAIATAPGRGAVGIVRVSARQDLGPLMAAVCGRVLQPRHATYLPLRDADGQPIDHGLALYFPAPHSYTGEHVLELQAHGGPVVLQLLLARCLAVGEGIGLRLAEPGEFTQRAFLNDKLDLAQAEAVSDLIDASTEAAARSASRSLSGAFSHEIDTLRDRIVHLRMLVEATLDFPEEEIDFLEKADARGQLERLISAVDEVLDRAKQGALLREGIRVVLAGQPNVGKSSLLNALAGAELAIVTPIPGTTRDKVQQTIQIEGVPLHVIDTAGLREATDEVERIGISRSWSEIEQADAVIFLHDLTRLGQPDYDAGDAEIAQRLLGADPRQQARVLHVYNKADAAAPAPAPLAADALQLSAATGAGLGGLRQALLQRAGWHASPEGVFIARTRHVQALRRTREHLLLAQAQGQSADAALDLLAEELRLAHNALGEITGAFSADDLLGEIFSRFCIGK
- the yidC gene encoding membrane protein insertase YidC yields the protein MTDIRRTLLWVVFTMSLVLLWDAWNKHTGQPSFFSPPAAKPAAAGSAPAVGASGVPAPTATAAAAGAVPSAPGAAAPKGEQITVTTDKVKAVLDSQGGELVYLELLGQRDQNDHSRNVVLFDRSAQRVYLAQTGLISATAGAKLPNHFTAMTAVPGPRTLADGTNDVQVRFESQAVDGVKLVKTYTFSRGQYTIGVQHDVVNGSAQPIQPELYLQLVRDGNPPPGESSFYSTFTGPAAYTENSKFRKIEFKHIEKNDAEYDRKADNGWIAMVQHYFASAWLVNTQQLREFRAEKVGNNLYSIAMVLPLGEVAPGQTKTQQAVLFSGPQEEKKLEALAPGLDLVKDYGWFHILSKPLFWLLTKLHGVLGNWGWAIVALVVLLKIAFYWLNASAYRSMAKMKAINPKIQEMRERLKDKPQQMQQEMMRIYREEKVNPLGSCLPIFLQMPFFIALYWVLLSTVEMRDAPWILWITDLSAKDPYFILPLIMTATSLFQVWLNPTPPDPMQAKMMWIMPLVFSVMFFFFPAGLVLYWITNNLLTIAQQWFINKRLGV
- the yidD gene encoding membrane protein insertion efficiency factor YidD, whose amino-acid sequence is MLPVRAYRLLLSPWIGGRCLYEPTCSLYALQALERHGALAGGALAAGRILRCHPWCEAGCDPVPERPPRLFAFLSSDRAASDSPKKTAP